The following proteins come from a genomic window of Malus domestica chromosome 02, GDT2T_hap1:
- the LOC103418407 gene encoding proteasome subunit beta type-1, with protein sequence MTKQHANWSPYDNNGGSCVAIAGANYCVIAADTRMSTGYSILTRDYSKICKLADKAVLASSGFQADVKALQKHLAAKHLTYQHQHNKQMSCPAMAQLLSNTLYYKRFFPYYAFNVLGGLDSEGKGCVFTYDAVGSYERVGYSSQGSGSTLIIPFLDNQLKSPSPLLLPAQDAVTPLSEAEAIDLVKTCFASATERDIYTGDRLEIVVLNADGTRYEYMELRKD encoded by the exons ATGACCAAGCAGCACGCTAACTGGTCCCCCTATGACAACAATGGCGG GTCCTGTGTGGCGATCGCCGGAGCCAACTACTGTGTGATTGCCGCCGATACTCGGATGTCGACCGGTTACAGTATTCTCACCCGCGACTACTCCAAAATCTGCAAATT AGCGGACAAAGCTGTATTGGCATCTTCTGGTTTTCAAGCTGATGTGAAAGCTTTGCAAAAGCATTTGGCAGCTAAGCACTTG ACTTATCAGCATCAACATAACAAACAAATGAGCTGCCCTGCGATGGCTCAACTGCTTTCCAACACCCTTTACTACAAGCGGTTCTTCCCCTACTACGCATTTAATGTTTTGGGTGGCTTAGATAGTGAAG GTAAGGGTTGCGTCTTCACATATGATGCTGTTGGTTCCTATGAGAGGGTTGGGTATAGCTCCCAAGGTTCTGGTTCTACACTTATCATTCCTTTTCTGGACAACCAATTGAAGTCTCCTAGCCCACTCCTATTGCCTGCCCAG GATGCTGTCACACCGCTGTCGGAAGCAGAAGCGATCGACTTGGTCAAAACTTGTTTTGCATCTGCAACTGAAAGAGATATTTACACT GGCGACAGGCTGGAGATTGTTGTCCTCAATGCGGATGGCACCAGATATGAGTATATGGAGCTGAGGAAGGACTGA